One window of Flavobacterium dauae genomic DNA carries:
- a CDS encoding sigma-54-dependent transcriptional regulator, giving the protein MKKILIIEDDVSFCLMIKTFLTKKGFEVYKAFSFKEAATILNEEKIDLVLTDVRLPDSDGIEILKFIKDINPAIQVILMTGYTDIKTAVNVMKMGAFDYVAKPINSDEILHTINKALTDGGKTSTVVTSKKNTDKKEEFSGNKNYSDDEFITGRSEKSKELNNFINVVAPTNISVLIIGDSGTGKENIAYSIHKLSKRANMPYVAVDCGAIPKDLAASEFFGHIKGSFTGATTDKIGHFEAANGGTIFLDEVGNLTYDVQVQLLRALQERKVKPVGSSKEIDVDIRIIAATNEDLQKAVREGEFREDLYHRLNEFSIQAPRLNERGKDILEFARFFIAKSNQELERNVQGLSDEVTEVFLNYEWPGNLREMRNIIKRAVLLTQSDFIEKNVLPAEIFQQNVLKHTDTVYGSQTGTTFSNDVFQPEDLKLYSSKNEEQLIRIALEKAKYNKTKAAQILGIDRKTLYNKLKNYDIEL; this is encoded by the coding sequence ATGAAGAAAATATTAATAATAGAAGACGATGTTTCTTTCTGCTTGATGATAAAAACATTTCTTACAAAAAAGGGGTTTGAAGTGTATAAAGCGTTTTCATTTAAAGAAGCCGCAACTATTTTAAATGAAGAAAAAATTGATCTGGTTTTAACCGATGTACGCTTGCCTGACAGTGACGGAATTGAGATTTTAAAATTCATCAAAGATATAAATCCTGCCATACAAGTTATTTTAATGACAGGCTATACCGATATAAAAACTGCGGTAAACGTTATGAAAATGGGTGCGTTTGATTATGTAGCAAAACCCATTAATTCAGACGAGATATTACATACCATTAATAAAGCACTGACCGACGGTGGTAAAACATCTACAGTTGTAACTTCTAAAAAAAATACCGATAAAAAAGAAGAGTTTTCAGGAAATAAAAATTATTCAGATGATGAATTTATAACAGGAAGAAGTGAAAAATCTAAAGAACTAAACAATTTTATAAACGTTGTAGCCCCAACAAATATTTCTGTTTTAATCATTGGCGACAGTGGTACCGGTAAAGAAAACATTGCCTATTCCATTCATAAATTAAGCAAGCGTGCAAATATGCCTTATGTGGCTGTTGATTGCGGTGCCATACCTAAAGATTTGGCAGCCAGTGAATTTTTTGGACATATAAAAGGATCTTTTACAGGAGCAACAACTGATAAAATAGGACATTTTGAAGCAGCTAACGGCGGAACTATTTTTTTAGACGAGGTAGGAAATTTAACGTATGACGTACAAGTACAGTTGTTACGTGCATTACAAGAACGTAAAGTAAAACCCGTGGGAAGCAGTAAAGAAATAGATGTTGACATACGCATTATTGCTGCTACAAACGAAGATCTTCAAAAAGCAGTTCGCGAAGGAGAGTTTAGAGAAGATTTGTATCATAGATTGAACGAATTTTCTATTCAGGCTCCTCGTTTAAACGAAAGAGGAAAAGACATATTGGAATTTGCCCGTTTTTTTATTGCTAAATCAAACCAAGAATTAGAACGAAATGTACAAGGCTTGTCTGATGAAGTTACCGAAGTATTCTTAAATTACGAATGGCCAGGAAATTTACGCGAAATGCGTAATATCATTAAACGTGCTGTATTGTTAACCCAATCTGATTTTATTGAGAAAAATGTATTGCCTGCAGAGATTTTTCAACAAAACGTTTTAAAACATACTGATACAGTATATGGTTCACAAACAGGCACCACATTTTCAAACGATGTTTTTCAGCCAGAGGATTTAAAATTATATTCATCAAAAAACGAAGAACAATTAATTCGTATTGCCCTTGAAAAAGCTAAATACAACAAAACAAAAGCTGCACAAATATTAGGAATCGACAGAAAAACACTATACAACAAATTAAAAAATTACGATATAGAGTTGTAA
- the htpG gene encoding molecular chaperone HtpG: protein MTSGKINVTVENIFPLIKKFLYSDHEIFLRELISNATDATLKLKHLTTIGETAVEYGNPKIEVKVDKENKTLHIIDQGLGMTGEEVEKYINQVAFSGAEEFLDKYKDSAKDSGIIGHFGLGFYSAFMVASKVEIITKSYKDEPAVHWTCDGSPEFTLEPSNKTDRGTEIILHIADDSTEFLEDHKIQELLIKYNKFMPVPIKFGTKTEKEGDNEVVVDNIINNPKPAWTKKPSDLSDEDYKNFYRELYPMQFDDPLFHIHLNVDHPFNLTGILYFPKLSGDLSIQKDKIQLYQNQVFVTDNVEGIVPEFLTMLKGVIDSPDIPLNVSRSYLQADGNVKKISNYITRKVADKLKSLFNEDRAAFEQKWNDIKIVLEYGMLSEDKFYEKAKDFVLYPTVDNAFYTWEELKEKAKINQTNKDGKIVLLYASNKDAQHSYIANAKAKGYEVLLLDSPIVSHLIQKLEMDNQEVTFSRVDADSIDNLIKKDDEVLSKLSETETTQLKEFIETTIANKSYNIQTEALDSTAEPFMITQPEFMRRMKEMQAMGGNAMFGSFPDSYNLIVNTNSEIASKILNESNQETKSNLVKQALDLAKLAQGLLKGEELTAFVKRNFENIK, encoded by the coding sequence ATGACCTCAGGTAAAATAAATGTTACAGTAGAAAACATTTTTCCGTTAATTAAAAAGTTTTTATACAGCGATCACGAAATATTTTTACGTGAATTAATCAGTAATGCTACCGATGCCACTTTAAAGCTAAAACACTTAACAACAATTGGTGAAACAGCTGTTGAATACGGCAATCCTAAAATTGAAGTTAAGGTTGATAAAGAAAACAAAACACTTCATATTATTGACCAGGGATTGGGTATGACAGGCGAAGAAGTTGAAAAATACATTAACCAGGTAGCTTTTTCTGGTGCCGAAGAATTTTTAGATAAATACAAAGATTCGGCTAAAGACTCAGGTATTATTGGTCATTTTGGTTTAGGGTTTTACTCAGCCTTTATGGTTGCAAGTAAGGTTGAAATCATTACAAAATCGTACAAAGATGAGCCTGCTGTTCATTGGACGTGTGACGGATCGCCGGAATTTACGTTAGAACCATCAAACAAAACCGATCGCGGAACAGAAATCATCCTCCATATTGCCGATGATTCTACCGAATTTTTAGAAGATCATAAAATTCAGGAATTATTGATCAAATACAACAAATTTATGCCTGTGCCAATTAAATTTGGTACAAAAACGGAGAAAGAAGGCGATAACGAAGTTGTAGTTGACAATATAATCAACAATCCAAAACCGGCGTGGACTAAGAAACCAAGTGATCTATCAGACGAAGATTACAAAAACTTCTACCGTGAATTGTATCCTATGCAGTTCGATGATCCTTTGTTTCATATCCATTTAAATGTAGATCATCCTTTTAATTTAACCGGAATTCTTTATTTTCCTAAATTATCGGGCGATTTAAGTATTCAGAAAGATAAAATCCAGTTATATCAAAATCAGGTTTTTGTAACCGATAATGTAGAAGGTATTGTTCCTGAATTTTTAACAATGTTGAAAGGTGTGATTGATTCTCCCGACATTCCGTTAAACGTATCGCGTTCTTATTTACAAGCCGATGGAAATGTAAAGAAAATATCGAACTACATTACCAGAAAAGTTGCCGATAAATTAAAATCTTTATTCAACGAAGACCGTGCCGCGTTTGAACAAAAATGGAATGATATTAAAATTGTGTTGGAATACGGTATGTTGAGTGAGGACAAATTCTACGAAAAAGCGAAAGATTTTGTTTTGTATCCAACCGTTGACAATGCGTTTTATACTTGGGAAGAGTTAAAAGAAAAAGCAAAGATCAATCAAACCAATAAAGACGGTAAAATTGTTTTATTGTATGCGTCAAATAAAGATGCTCAACACAGCTACATTGCCAATGCAAAAGCAAAAGGTTATGAAGTTCTGTTGTTAGATTCGCCAATCGTATCGCACTTGATTCAGAAATTAGAAATGGACAATCAGGAGGTAACTTTTTCTCGAGTTGATGCTGATTCTATCGATAATTTAATTAAGAAAGATGATGAAGTTCTATCGAAATTAAGCGAAACCGAAACCACACAATTAAAAGAGTTTATTGAAACTACCATTGCCAATAAAAGTTACAACATACAAACCGAAGCTTTAGACAGCACCGCGGAACCTTTTATGATTACGCAACCCGAATTTATGCGCCGTATGAAAGAAATGCAGGCAATGGGCGGTAATGCTATGTTTGGTAGTTTTCCGGATTCATACAACTTAATTGTAAATACAAATTCTGAAATTGCATCAAAAATTTTAAATGAAAGCAACCAAGAAACAAAAAGCAATTTGGTTAAACAAGCTTTAGATTTAGCAAAACTAGCTCAAGGTTTATTGAAAGGCGAAGAACTAACTGCTTTTGTAAAACGAAATTTTGAAAATATAAAATAA
- a CDS encoding lipocalin family protein codes for MKKVLAIGILSVAMFSCKTATNTKNDVPAQIKLKGEWTLIDVKYPSGYKVTSFHVADAKCFEGSQWKFVSNNNSGTITLNNNSDNCPQYNSKIIWNIKQDGAFNLKLIGDDKAKHVTTGYNLTAANITDETFELIDNSTEATIVYSFVKNHK; via the coding sequence ATGAAAAAGGTCTTAGCAATAGGGATTTTATCGGTAGCTATGTTTTCGTGCAAAACAGCTACGAACACTAAAAATGACGTGCCGGCTCAAATTAAATTAAAAGGAGAGTGGACATTAATTGATGTTAAATATCCGTCGGGATATAAAGTAACTTCATTTCATGTTGCCGATGCAAAATGTTTTGAAGGCAGCCAATGGAAATTTGTTTCAAACAATAATTCGGGGACAATTACATTAAACAACAATAGTGACAATTGCCCGCAATATAATTCTAAAATCATTTGGAATATTAAACAAGACGGAGCTTTTAATTTAAAATTAATTGGCGATGATAAGGCAAAACACGTAACCACAGGTTACAATTTAACAGCTGCAAATATCACCGATGAAACTTTTGAATTAATTGATAATTCAACAGAAGCTACCATTGTGTATTCTTTTGTAAAAAACCATAAATAA
- a CDS encoding OmpA family protein: MKKLNVYVLTTAMLAGTFLTGCSSVKNANNTQKGAVVGATAGAVLGGVLGNNLGNKNNSALGAVLGGVIGGTAGAVIGKNMDKQAQQIETALPGATVERVGEGIKVILNENTVNFNFDSAELTSTAKANLDKIAKVFIDNPKTLITLYGYTDSVGKDEYNMKLSRSRAYAVRSYLGSKGIGVKRITAQGMGEADPIASNDTKEGQAKNRRVEFGIVANQDMIQDARKEAAHY, from the coding sequence ATGAAAAAATTAAATGTATATGTATTGACAACTGCTATGTTAGCAGGTACTTTTTTAACAGGATGTTCATCGGTTAAAAATGCAAACAATACTCAAAAAGGTGCTGTGGTTGGTGCTACAGCAGGAGCAGTTTTAGGTGGTGTTTTAGGAAATAATTTAGGAAACAAAAACAACAGTGCGTTGGGTGCTGTTTTAGGTGGTGTTATTGGTGGAACCGCTGGTGCTGTTATCGGAAAAAATATGGATAAACAAGCCCAACAAATTGAAACAGCTTTACCAGGGGCAACAGTTGAACGGGTAGGAGAAGGTATTAAAGTAATCTTAAACGAAAATACAGTAAACTTTAATTTTGATTCTGCCGAATTAACTTCAACTGCAAAAGCAAACTTAGACAAAATTGCAAAAGTTTTTATTGATAATCCAAAAACCTTAATTACTTTATACGGTTATACCGATAGTGTGGGTAAAGACGAATACAATATGAAGTTGTCTCGTAGCCGTGCATATGCCGTAAGATCTTATTTAGGTTCTAAAGGTATTGGAGTTAAACGAATAACGGCACAAGGAATGGGAGAAGCTGATCCAATTGCTTCTAATGACACAAAAGAAGGACAAGCAAAGAATCGTAGAGTAGAATTTGGTATTGTTGCCAATCAGGATATGATTCAAGACGCAAGAAAAGAAGCAGCACATTATTAA
- a CDS encoding M4 family metallopeptidase — protein MNKKIFQLKKIQAGVFLAGILLVNTNTIFAINTSIQINSYSSELPRPQYQNEYGTFLVDATNSKISVSEFYNQLNDYFGLDNQHTFELVNEQRDANTGYSSYSYQHFYNDVKVNGDMVFVHAKNDKVQYINGQIIKIADLSVIHSIDEAKIKEVALNNFGAADNVQVGTIENFIYKQESNEGKILLKQVAKINLTATKPFKTVEYLIDVQSNEILSQLDKLHKADAQSTSATYFRGNQSITVDSYNGSYRLKDNTRNIRTLNAVNLDGYLNADGTFSGYTEYTNSSANFTATSTKPAVEVHWAMKNTYDYYKNIHSRTSFDGNGHVINNYYDAGAMLGTNENAAALDEVNNGYELIGMFYGKGGSYIHPVVSLDVAGHEFSHMVVSRNGNGGLDYQNESGALNESFADMFGTAIEFYVNDNPNWTMGEGLMKSNSITPNYFRSMSNPNSAPTMIGMPSQPDTYKGTYWQNTTSNPNNNNDQGGVHTNSGVGNHWFYLLSEGGSGVNDINKSYNVTGITIQKAEKIAYKALTTGLSSSATYLDAYNATIAAAATLYGANSNEWKQVVNAWYAVGIGNGAASTKNYEMEAKLKVYPNPVTGDEVTIESDLPETTTVEMFDMTGKQILAPKQMENRTILNTSSYKAGVYILKFKSTLGEYSHKLIVK, from the coding sequence ATGAATAAAAAAATCTTCCAGTTAAAAAAAATACAGGCAGGGGTCTTTCTTGCGGGTATTTTATTAGTTAATACTAATACTATTTTTGCAATTAATACATCTATTCAAATAAACAGTTATAGTAGTGAATTACCAAGACCTCAATATCAAAATGAATATGGGACTTTTTTGGTTGATGCTACTAATTCAAAAATTTCTGTTTCCGAATTTTATAATCAGTTAAACGATTATTTTGGATTAGACAATCAGCATACTTTTGAATTGGTTAATGAACAACGTGACGCAAACACAGGTTACAGTAGTTACAGTTACCAACACTTTTATAATGACGTGAAGGTTAACGGAGATATGGTTTTTGTTCATGCAAAGAATGATAAAGTTCAATATATTAATGGACAAATAATAAAAATAGCAGATTTATCTGTTATACATTCTATTGATGAAGCAAAAATAAAAGAGGTAGCCTTAAATAATTTTGGTGCGGCTGACAATGTTCAAGTTGGCACAATAGAGAATTTTATCTACAAGCAAGAATCTAATGAAGGGAAGATTTTACTAAAACAAGTTGCAAAAATCAACTTAACGGCAACAAAACCTTTTAAAACGGTTGAGTATCTTATCGATGTTCAGTCTAATGAAATCTTGTCACAATTAGATAAATTACACAAAGCAGATGCACAAAGTACCAGTGCAACCTATTTTCGCGGAAACCAAAGCATTACTGTAGATTCTTATAACGGTAGTTATAGGTTAAAAGATAATACCAGAAATATAAGAACATTAAATGCAGTTAATTTAGACGGGTACTTAAATGCAGATGGAACTTTTAGTGGTTATACTGAGTACACAAATTCCTCGGCAAATTTTACAGCAACCAGTACAAAGCCCGCGGTAGAAGTACATTGGGCAATGAAAAATACTTACGACTATTATAAAAATATCCACAGCAGAACCAGTTTTGATGGTAACGGACACGTTATTAATAACTACTATGATGCAGGTGCAATGTTAGGAACTAATGAAAATGCAGCTGCGTTAGATGAGGTAAATAATGGTTACGAATTAATTGGAATGTTTTATGGAAAAGGAGGTAGCTATATTCATCCAGTAGTAAGCCTTGATGTTGCTGGTCACGAATTTTCGCATATGGTTGTTAGTAGAAACGGAAACGGAGGATTAGATTATCAAAATGAATCAGGTGCACTAAACGAGTCTTTTGCCGATATGTTTGGAACGGCTATAGAGTTTTATGTAAATGATAATCCAAACTGGACAATGGGTGAAGGGCTTATGAAAAGCAATAGCATTACTCCCAATTATTTTAGAAGTATGAGTAATCCTAACAGTGCTCCTACAATGATAGGGATGCCGAGTCAACCTGATACCTATAAAGGAACCTATTGGCAAAATACCACGAGTAATCCAAATAATAATAATGATCAAGGAGGCGTTCATACAAATAGTGGGGTAGGTAACCATTGGTTTTACTTATTAAGTGAAGGTGGCTCAGGTGTAAATGATATAAACAAAAGCTACAATGTAACGGGTATTACCATTCAAAAAGCCGAAAAAATAGCGTATAAAGCATTAACCACTGGTTTATCAAGCAGTGCAACTTATTTAGATGCTTATAATGCTACTATTGCTGCAGCTGCTACGCTGTATGGAGCTAATTCAAATGAATGGAAACAAGTAGTTAATGCGTGGTATGCCGTTGGTATTGGAAACGGTGCCGCATCAACTAAAAATTATGAAATGGAAGCTAAATTAAAAGTATATCCAAACCCGGTAACTGGTGATGAAGTAACGATTGAGTCTGATTTACCCGAAACAACTACTGTTGAAATGTTTGATATGACCGGCAAACAAATTTTAGCTCCTAAACAAATGGAAAATAGAACCATTTTAAATACATCAAGCTATAAAGCGGGAGTATATATCTTAAAATTTAAATCTACTTTAGGAGAATACTCGCATAAGCTAATTGTTAAATAA
- a CDS encoding amino acid permease, whose amino-acid sequence MNVFRKKNIADILSELEANEGKQESLGKFLSQKDLIFFGIAAIVGAGVFSTIGQASFDGGPAVIFLFMFTALACGFAAMAYAEFASMVPVSGSAYTYSYVAFGEVIAWIIGWSLIMEYAVGNITLAISWSDYFTGLLSNMGIRLPQWIQMDYLSAHKGFNDAVALMTSGKSFENLPNNLQLAHTAWTTAPQIGSFHFVADIPALAIIVLITWLVYRGMKESRNASNIMVYVKLAVIALVLIVGIFYVDTDHFDPFAPNGLSGVLKGVSAVFFAYIGFDAISTTAEECKNPQRDLPRSMIWSIIICTLLYIAIALVLTGMVNYKELNVGDPLAYVFDQVNLKWFAGIVAVSAVVAMASVLLVFQMGQPRIWMSMSRDGLLPPKFSKIHSKYKTPSFATIVTGFVVAVPALFMNLTMVTDLCSIGTLFAFALVCAGVLVLQDKDIPRGKFRIPYLNGKYILPTGFVLGLLSIFIWNKNGAEAFVYNTPQVYEPTNFVTQLSKDDAVKMTAYVETNYQVKSIDFNNDLEAMLSSVKEKSADQYVVLIEKAPVDQQLKFETGFDLFKHKIPMWLFLIAMVFLCVWSFKKNLSLIPMLGLICCIYMMAELTIWNWLYFSVWLLIGLLIYFSYSRFHSKLNQR is encoded by the coding sequence ATGAATGTTTTTCGTAAAAAAAATATTGCCGATATTTTAAGTGAATTAGAAGCAAATGAAGGTAAACAGGAAAGTTTAGGAAAATTTTTAAGTCAGAAAGATTTAATCTTTTTCGGAATTGCCGCTATTGTTGGTGCCGGCGTATTCAGTACCATTGGACAGGCAAGTTTTGACGGAGGTCCGGCAGTAATTTTTCTATTTATGTTTACCGCTTTAGCCTGTGGATTTGCTGCTATGGCGTATGCCGAATTTGCGTCGATGGTTCCGGTTTCGGGTAGTGCTTATACCTACAGTTATGTGGCTTTTGGCGAAGTAATTGCGTGGATCATTGGGTGGTCGTTAATTATGGAATATGCTGTAGGAAACATTACGCTGGCAATTTCGTGGAGCGATTATTTTACGGGGTTGTTAAGCAATATGGGTATTCGTTTACCGCAGTGGATACAGATGGATTATCTTTCTGCACACAAAGGTTTTAACGATGCCGTAGCTTTGATGACCAGCGGAAAATCGTTTGAAAACCTACCAAATAATTTACAATTGGCACATACCGCCTGGACAACCGCTCCGCAAATTGGTAGTTTTCATTTTGTTGCCGATATTCCTGCATTGGCAATTATTGTGTTAATTACCTGGTTGGTTTATCGCGGAATGAAAGAATCGCGTAACGCTAGCAACATTATGGTTTATGTGAAGTTAGCTGTGATTGCGTTGGTTTTAATTGTCGGAATTTTTTATGTTGATACTGATCATTTCGATCCTTTTGCACCAAACGGTTTATCGGGCGTTTTAAAAGGTGTATCGGCAGTTTTCTTTGCTTATATTGGTTTTGATGCCATTTCTACCACAGCCGAAGAATGTAAAAACCCACAGCGCGATTTGCCTCGCAGTATGATTTGGTCTATCATAATTTGTACCTTATTATATATTGCTATAGCTTTGGTTTTAACGGGAATGGTTAATTATAAAGAATTAAATGTGGGCGATCCGCTGGCGTATGTTTTTGATCAGGTTAATTTAAAATGGTTTGCCGGAATTGTAGCAGTAAGTGCCGTGGTTGCTATGGCAAGCGTACTATTGGTTTTTCAAATGGGACAACCGAGAATCTGGATGAGTATGAGCCGCGACGGATTATTGCCACCCAAGTTTTCTAAAATCCATTCAAAATATAAAACACCTTCGTTTGCTACTATTGTAACAGGTTTTGTTGTGGCAGTTCCTGCTTTATTTATGAATTTAACTATGGTGACCGATTTGTGCAGTATTGGAACTTTGTTTGCTTTTGCTTTAGTTTGTGCCGGTGTTTTGGTTTTGCAGGATAAAGATATTCCTCGTGGAAAATTCCGCATTCCGTATTTAAACGGAAAATATATTTTACCAACTGGATTTGTTTTAGGATTACTTTCGATCTTCATTTGGAATAAAAACGGAGCAGAAGCATTTGTTTACAATACGCCGCAAGTTTATGAACCTACCAATTTTGTTACCCAGCTTTCTAAAGATGATGCTGTTAAAATGACAGCTTACGTAGAAACAAATTATCAAGTAAAATCAATTGATTTTAATAATGATTTAGAGGCGATGCTTTCATCGGTAAAAGAAAAATCGGCAGATCAATATGTAGTTTTGATTGAAAAAGCTCCGGTAGATCAACAATTAAAGTTTGAAACAGGATTTGATTTATTTAAACACAAAATACCAATGTGGTTATTTTTAATAGCGATGGTTTTCTTGTGTGTATGGAGTTTTAAAAAGAATCTGTCTTTAATACCGATGTTAGGATTAATTTGCTGTATTTATATGATGGCAGAATTAACCATTTGGAACTGGCTTTATTTTTCTGTTTGGCTATTGATTGGTTTACTTATTTATTTTAGTTATTCGCGTTTTCACAGTAAATTGAATCAACGTTAA
- a CDS encoding peroxiredoxin produces MALVGKQFPNITVDAISEMGDDLRINVLEEATKNNKKVLLFWYPKDFTFVCPTELHAFQAALPEFEKRNTIVIGASCDTNEVHFAWLNTAKDNGGIEGVTYPLLADTTRNLSSVLGILDVTSETYNEELDSVQIEGSNVTYRATYLIDETGKIFHEAVNDMPLGRNVNEFIRLIDAYSHVQTHGEVCPANWEEGKEAMNANRTSTAEYLAKLN; encoded by the coding sequence ATGGCATTAGTAGGAAAACAATTCCCAAACATTACAGTTGACGCAATTTCAGAAATGGGAGATGATTTAAGAATCAACGTTTTAGAAGAAGCTACAAAAAACAATAAAAAAGTATTATTATTCTGGTATCCAAAAGATTTTACTTTTGTTTGTCCGACAGAATTACACGCTTTCCAAGCAGCTTTACCAGAGTTTGAAAAAAGAAACACTATTGTAATTGGTGCATCTTGCGATACAAACGAAGTACACTTTGCCTGGTTAAATACCGCAAAAGATAATGGTGGAATTGAAGGTGTAACCTACCCTTTATTAGCTGATACTACAAGAAACCTATCAAGCGTTTTAGGAATTTTAGACGTTACTTCTGAAACTTATAACGAAGAATTAGATTCAGTTCAAATTGAAGGATCAAACGTAACTTACCGCGCTACTTATTTAATTGACGAAACTGGAAAAATTTTCCACGAAGCTGTTAACGATATGCCATTAGGACGTAATGTAAACGAATTTATCCGTTTAATTGATGCTTATTCACACGTACAAACACACGGTGAAGTTTGTCCTGCAAACTGGGAAGAAGGTAAAGAAGCAATGAATGCTAACCGTACTTCTACAGCAGAATATTTAGCAAAACTTAACTAA
- a CDS encoding thioredoxin family protein, with translation MLLELEQDNLQEIVSQNPKVAVQFSASWCGNCRIMKPKFKKMATEKDDVTFVIVDAEKFPESRKLANVSNLPTFAIFNSGALVDETQTNKADVLAELVNKLA, from the coding sequence ATGTTATTAGAATTAGAACAAGATAATTTACAGGAAATTGTTTCACAAAATCCTAAAGTTGCCGTACAATTTTCGGCTTCGTGGTGCGGAAACTGTCGTATTATGAAACCAAAATTCAAAAAAATGGCAACTGAAAAAGACGATGTAACTTTTGTAATTGTTGATGCAGAAAAATTTCCCGAATCAAGAAAATTAGCTAACGTTTCAAATTTGCCAACATTCGCTATTTTTAATAGTGGTGCTTTGGTTGATGAAACACAAACTAACAAAGCCGATGTTTTGGCAGAATTGGTTAATAAATTAGCTTAA
- a CDS encoding DUF6952 family protein — MKLPVIKHLTQFIEENDQDYINETIEVLEALCEVPSLKDEELDVIAELISNMYGAVEVDKMIKDGTPKKEALNNFMQRVLGSIDK; from the coding sequence ATGAAACTACCTGTAATAAAACATTTGACTCAGTTTATCGAGGAAAATGATCAAGACTATATCAACGAAACCATTGAAGTTTTAGAGGCTTTATGCGAAGTTCCGTCTTTAAAAGATGAAGAATTAGACGTAATTGCCGAATTGATTTCAAATATGTACGGAGCCGTTGAGGTTGACAAAATGATTAAAGACGGTACACCTAAAAAAGAAGCATTAAACAACTTTATGCAACGCGTTTTAGGGTCAATTGATAAATAA
- a CDS encoding FAD-binding oxidoreductase: MEQIVKIVSIEHLTHDVLRIVVEKPAGLSYIVGQAVDVSLNKKGWENELRAFTFTSLPDEDHIEFSIKTYPSHKGVTQQLLAANQGDELIIHNVFGDIHYKGEGIFIAGGAGITPFIAIFKELEKDHKIGQNKLIFANKTKADIILEDKFKKLLGTNFINVLSEDESANYVHGYITADLIRENIDNSTQYFYICGPDPMMEAIEKQLFSLGISQERIVREAF, encoded by the coding sequence ATGGAACAAATAGTTAAAATAGTATCGATAGAACATTTAACACACGATGTTCTACGAATAGTTGTTGAAAAACCAGCAGGATTAAGCTATATTGTTGGTCAGGCGGTCGATGTTTCGCTCAATAAAAAAGGTTGGGAAAACGAGTTAAGAGCTTTTACTTTTACATCGTTACCCGATGAAGATCACATCGAATTTTCAATTAAAACCTATCCTTCGCACAAAGGCGTTACCCAACAACTACTTGCTGCAAACCAAGGCGACGAATTGATTATTCACAATGTTTTTGGCGATATACATTACAAAGGCGAAGGTATTTTTATTGCAGGCGGAGCGGGCATTACACCGTTTATCGCTATTTTTAAAGAGCTTGAAAAAGACCATAAAATCGGTCAGAATAAACTGATTTTTGCCAATAAAACCAAAGCAGATATTATTTTGGAAGATAAATTTAAGAAACTGTTAGGTACTAATTTTATCAATGTACTTTCCGAAGACGAATCTGCAAATTATGTACACGGTTATATTACTGCCGATTTAATTCGGGAAAATATAGATAATTCAACGCAATATTTTTATATCTGCGGTCCCGATCCAATGATGGAAGCAATAGAGAAACAATTATTTTCATTAGGCATTTCGCAAGAACGTATTGTAAGAGAAGCGTTTTAA